A stretch of DNA from Brevibacterium sp. CBA3109:
ACCGCCTACCGCCGAGGTGGACACGAGTTCAGCTCTGTCCCTCGCCGAGGCGGCCCGAAGTCCCGATCCGGTCATCGCCTGAGGACGGTGACCGTTTCCAAGTGGGCAGTCAGTGGGAACAGGTCGTAGCCGCGCAGGCTTTCGATGGCGAATCCCCCGTCGACCAGGACCGCTAAGTCCCGAGCCAGGGTGGCCGCGTCGCAGGAGACATAGACGATCGTCTTCGCATTCGATTCGAGCAGCGCTCGGGTGACTGCCTTGCCAGCGCCGGAACGCGGAGGATCGAGGATGATGACATCCGAGTTCGGAATCGTCACGCGATCTGCCCGTGACGCGTCGAATTCTGCCTTGAGGCCCTTTGCGTTCACCTTCGCGTTCTCGATCGCTGGCTTCGCGCCCTCGACCCCGTAGAGTCGGGCACCGATGGCTCTGCCAGCGCTGATTCCCAACAGCCCCACACCGCAGTAGAGATCCGTGATCATCTGCGTCTTTTCACTCAGCGCATCGTTGACCTGCGCGCTCAGCAGCTGCGGAGCCTGTTCGTGGACCTGCCAGAAACCATCGGCCGCGACCCGGTAGTCACGTCCGGAGACCGTTTCGATCAGGTGGTCCTCTCCCCTGACCACGGACAGCTTGCTGTGTCCGCCTTTGGTGCCGACTCTCTTGCGAGCAGTTCCGTTTCGCGTATCTGCGAGCACCGACCACTGCGCAGGCAGAGCCTGGACGAGGTCGGTGAGCGCCGCGGGATCACAGGCACCGCGCACGATGGCTGCGCCCCGCTCCCCTGACCAGGCGAACTCGAGTCGATCAGCACCCGGCAGACGCAGCGAGGACAAGGCAACCTCGGCGATGGCAGATGTCGCCAGCGGAGCCGAGGCCAGAGGCACGACATCGTGTGAACGCGGTGCCAGCATGCCCAGGCGGCCGCTGCCATCGACGGCCAGCTGGACCCGGGTCCGCCAGTTCAGTCCGGTGGTCTCCCCCGGTGCGGCCGCGACGTCGACGCCGCGGTCGATATGGCCGATGCGGGAGAGCTGATCGCGCAGGACTTCGGCCTTGAGCTCACGACTGTGGGCGAGATCGACATGGGCGAACTCCATCCCACCGAAGAGATGCGAGCCTCTGACATCCTCGGTGAGGAACTGCCGGCGTCGGTCTCCAACACGGAATTCCGAGGCCTCGAGGACCTCGGTGACGTCAGCGCGCAGGAACTTAGCAGCCGGTCCCGCTTCGGTGCGAGCACGCACGGTCTCGCCCGGAATCGCCCCGGTGACGAAGACGACCTGTCCCTCGTAGCGAGCAATGCTGCTGCCGCCGGCGGCAGGGCTCTCAACGTGCAGGGTCAGATCCATGGCCGGGATCTCTTCGGCAGAAGGTGCGCTCATCTGTGCTCAAGCCTGTCTGTACAGTGGATTGTCGTTGTCGGGTCCGTCGCCGCCGTACTGCCGGGAGAAGGACCGCAATCGCCAGGGCACGGAGACCACGACGACGTTGGGGACCAGCAGCAGACGAGTGCGCAGCTTCAAGGCTACTTGGTTGTGCAGGAGGTGTTCCCACCAACGTCCCACGATGTACTGGGGAATATAGACGATGACGAGGTCACGCGGGGATCTGCGGCGGATCGCGAGCACATGTGCCAGCAGCGGCCGGACCAGCTCCCGATAGGGCGAGTCGAGGACCGTCAGCGGCACTGGCAGCGCCATCTCGTTCCACTGCCGCTGCAGTGCGGAGGCAGATTCCTCGTCTACGGCCACGGTGATGGCCTCGAGCTGGCTGGAGCGTGTCACCCGGGCATAGGACAGGGCCCGCAGTGTCGGCTTGTTGATCTCGTTGACGACGACGATTGCGTGGGTGTTCGACGGGATGGTGTGGGAGCCGCCGCCCGCCTCCGGTGCCAGTTCCCGGGCGACGCGAGAGTAATGACGATGAATCGCACCCATGACCAGGAACAGCCCGGCCATCGCCACGACCGCGAGCCAGGCACCGGCGAGGAATTTGGAGACGATGACGACGAGCAGCACACCCGAAGCGATGATGCAGCCGGCTCCGTTGACGAGTCGGTTGAGGTGCATGCGCGCCCGCGCCTTCGAGTCGATGACCAGCCGCAGGCGCTTGTTCCAGTGCAGGACCATGCCTGCTTGGCCGACGACGAAGCTGGCGAAGACACCGACGAGGTAGAGCTGAATCAGCGTCGTCGCCGAGGCTCGCGTTGCGATGACGAGCAGGATCGCAGCGAAGGCCAAGAGCAGGATGCCGTTCGAAAACGTCAGCCGGTCGCCCTTCGTCGCCAGCTGCCTGGGCAGGAAGCCGTCGCGCGCCAACCGAGAGGCGAGGCCGGGGAATCCTTCGACCGCGGTGTTCGCGGCCACGAGGAGCACAAGAGCCGCGACGAGCACCACGAGATAGAACATCGCCGGTGCATTGTCGAAGATGGCATGGGCCAGCTGCGCCAGCACCGGCTCCTGTTCGTATTCGGCACTGACCGCGCTGCCATCGGGTCGCACCAGGTAGAGGTGCGGATCGTCGACGTATTTGACCCCGGTCACCGAGGCCAGATATGTCAGACCTGTGAGCATCAGGGCCGCCAGCAGACCCGA
This window harbors:
- a CDS encoding APC family permease; amino-acid sequence: MPVFASDMLSSVAYAPDEILLALSLTSLVALTVAPWIGVAVGAVILVIVACYRINVKAYPSGGGDYEVASKNLGPRAGLVVAAALLVDYVLTLAVSMTVFAAYITTAFPLLAPYRVPVAIIGILLITLAGLRGSRATPVLLAVPAYLFLGAVFLTMCVGLLRVGAGDLPQAETADYTIVHGGINDEATLGLATVLIVLRAFSSGSVALAGVQTVATAVPAFKKPRGKNAGNTLLLSGLLAALMLTGLTYLASVTGVKYVDDPHLYLVRPDGSAVSAEYEQEPVLAQLAHAIFDNAPAMFYLVVLVAALVLLVAANTAVEGFPGLASRLARDGFLPRQLATKGDRLTFSNGILLLAFAAILLVIATRASATTLIQLYLVGVFASFVVGQAGMVLHWNKRLRLVIDSKARARMHLNRLVNGAGCIIASGVLLVVIVSKFLAGAWLAVVAMAGLFLVMGAIHRHYSRVARELAPEAGGGSHTIPSNTHAIVVVNEINKPTLRALSYARVTRSSQLEAITVAVDEESASALQRQWNEMALPVPLTVLDSPYRELVRPLLAHVLAIRRRSPRDLVIVYIPQYIVGRWWEHLLHNQVALKLRTRLLLVPNVVVVSVPWRLRSFSRQYGGDGPDNDNPLYRQA
- a CDS encoding class I SAM-dependent RNA methyltransferase; this translates as MSAPSAEEIPAMDLTLHVESPAAGGSSIARYEGQVVFVTGAIPGETVRARTEAGPAAKFLRADVTEVLEASEFRVGDRRRQFLTEDVRGSHLFGGMEFAHVDLAHSRELKAEVLRDQLSRIGHIDRGVDVAAAPGETTGLNWRTRVQLAVDGSGRLGMLAPRSHDVVPLASAPLATSAIAEVALSSLRLPGADRLEFAWSGERGAAIVRGACDPAALTDLVQALPAQWSVLADTRNGTARKRVGTKGGHSKLSVVRGEDHLIETVSGRDYRVAADGFWQVHEQAPQLLSAQVNDALSEKTQMITDLYCGVGLLGISAGRAIGARLYGVEGAKPAIENAKVNAKGLKAEFDASRADRVTIPNSDVIILDPPRSGAGKAVTRALLESNAKTIVYVSCDAATLARDLAVLVDGGFAIESLRGYDLFPLTAHLETVTVLRR